From Marinomonas maritima:
GCCATTGTCGACTATTTGTATCGCGTTCGTGGCCTTGAGTGTGTGGCTGAGCAAGTGATTGTGACGGCGGGCGCTCGTGATTCATTGTTGCTTCTGCAGCATGCAATCACGTTATTGGCTCGCTTGGAAACGAATTCCGGTGAGCGCTTAGATACTCCAACCATGAAATGGTGGACGGAAGAGCCCACTTACCCGCCCATCCGCGAGGCGATCCGTTCGCATGAACAAACCGGTGCGCTGCTGATTGACGAAGAAGGACCGTGCCTGCCCGCGAGTGACATTGTTTCGAATGTGGCGGTAATGACACCAAATCGACAATACCCACTTGGCGTGAGCATCAGTTCTGCTCGCCGTCAACGCTGGATTCAAGCGATGCAGATGACGAATCCACGCTGGTGGCTAATAGAAGATGATTACGATAACGAGTTTGTGTATCAGGGCCGGAGTAATGTGCCATTTATGCAAACAGTGAGTGTTCATGATCAAGCAAAAGATCGGGTTTTCTTTGTGGGCAGCTTCTCAAAAGTGTTGTTTCGCGGCTTAAGGTTGGGGTTTATTGTCGCACCTGTGATACATGTGCCAGTCTTACAGCAAAGCCAACGAGAATTAGGGTCATCCGCGTCGTTACCGATTCAGCCTGCGGTGGCGGATTTTATGCAGCAAGGCCATTTTGACCGACATATGAATCGTATGCGTCGTCATTATCGACTTAAGCGCGATGCGCTGTTAATTTTATTAGAGGCGCATTTAGCGACGTGGTTTGATTGGAAAAAACCACGCGGCGGTATGCATGTCTTGATTGAAATTAAACCCGAATTTATTTCTTTGGTTCGCACAGAGGCTGTTTTAGATCAGAGAATTGCCCACGACATCGCCAAGAACGGTATTCTACTTTCTACCTTGTCTGAGCATTTTTCTCACAAACAGCATCATGACGGTCGATTTGGCTTTGTGTTGGGGTTTAGTGGGCCATCGGAAGAAAAAATGCGAAAAATAATTATCGCACTAGAAAAGTGGTTTACCGAGACATTAGGCAATGTGTAAGACTTACAAATTGTAAGGAATTTGTACTGAAAGAGTGCTAACCTCTGTGTTTTAACATTCAGTTGTCAGAATTTACTCAAGACAAGAATGTGAATTTTTATGAAAAGACCGTGAAGCAAACAGAAACAAAGGCTAAACTAGACTTTGTGCGACTGTTTTAATTTTGCTATATTTCGCACACTTAAAATCGTATGACGCGAATAAAAACAGCATTTTCATTTTAGTTTTTATGGGTTGGATGAAGAAATTGAACATTTTTCAAGACATTCTGCATTTTTCTGTGCATTCGTTATCCAGCGTTTTGGCGGCCTCTGTGCGTCCATTTATTACCATACCTTGCTTGTTTTTGTGCGTTTTTGTATTTACTACATTATTCTCTTCATCTGTCGAACCTATTCTTAATTCGGGGCTACTTTTTGGTCTCGCATTAATCACCCTGTTATTGGTTAGTTATTTGTCCCTTATGATAAATATCAACCCTGCTCGCCAAAAAATGGCCTTCTTTTTAACTCGTGTTGATGCTCCTAATGAGTACTTCAGTCGTGCTGAGGCACGATGCACGAAGAGATGTAGAGCTCCCTTTTTCAGATTTAGGTGATCCAAAAAAACCATTGCTGCGTTAATACTCTTAACTAGGTAATGGTCTTTGTGCTGTTTTCAGTGTGGTGATCTTTACTGAAATACCCGGCATTGCCGGATTTTCGTTCTGTTGCTTGATGGTCAGGCGGCAGTTTTGTGAACCTCGGGGTTAGAGGATGATTCTCTTGTTAACTCGTATCCTAAGTAAAGTCGCTTTGGCGGTAATGGTGGGCTTGCTCGCCGGTTGTCAGGGTGGTGTGCTCGATCCTAAAGGGCAAGTTGGTATTGAAGAAAAGCAACTAATTATTGTTGCCACTTTATTGATGCTTCTTGTTGTGATTCCTGTCATCTTCATGACGCTTTATTTCGCTTGGAAATATCGTGAAGGTCGTGACGAAATCTACGAACCAAAATGGTCGCATTCCACAAAAATTGAAACTATAGTTTGGGCGATTCCAATCGTCATCGTCATTATTCTTGGCGTGATCACATGGAAATCTACTCATGCATTGGATCCTTACAAACCTTTGAAATCGGATAAAGATCACATCAATGTTCAGGTCGTTTCGATGAACTGGAAATGGTTGTTTATCTATCCGGACCTTGGTATTGCTTCTGTGAACGAGCTTAGATTCCCAGCAAACGTTCCTGTTGCTTTCCAAATTTCATCTGAAGGCACGATGAACTCTTTCTTCATTCCGCAACTGGGTAGTCAAATTTACTCGATGGCAGGCATGGTGACTAAGCTTCATTTGATTGCTAATGAACCAGGTACGTTTGATGGTATTTCCGCAAATTACAGCGGTGCCGGATTTACTGGGATGAAGTTCAATGCGATTGCCACTCCAACAGAAGCTGATTTTGATGCTTGGGTTGAAGGTGTTAAGGCTGGAACTCATGATGTCATTAACAATGGCATATTGGATCAAGCAGCCTATGAAAAACTAGCTGAGCATGACCTAGATGAACATCATATTGAACCAACACCTGTTCAATATTACAACTCAATTGTATCAAGTATTTTTATGGACAACGTTATGAAGTTCATGAAAGACCACGGCAAAGTTGAGTTGCTTAAAGGGACAGTGTTTGATTCTAAAATGATTCACGATAATTCCAGCCATGGTGAAATGAATCATGGTGAAATGAACCATAGTGATATGAATCATGACGAGTCTCAAAACTCATCGCATGATATGCATACGGAGGCTGAAAAATAATGTCTGCACTCTTAGGCAAACTATCGTGGGACGCTCTTCCGTACGACCCGATTGTTATTGGCACATTATGTGTCGTTGCAATCGCGGGTTGTGTACTCGCTTTCCTACTTATTAAGTACAAATTGCTCGGCGTACTCTGGAATGATTGGTTGACCTCTGTTGACCATAAAAAACTGGGTATAATGTATATCGTTCTGGCATTAGTGATGCTTATCCGTGGTTTCGCGGATGCCATTATGATGCGTTTGCAGCTCGCGCTTGCAACGAACGGGGATCCGGGTTATTTACCTCCAAGTCACTACGACCAAATTTTTACGGCTCACGGTGTCATCATGATCATCTTTATGGCAATGCCATTTATGATAGGTCTGATGAATATTGTTGTACCGCTACAAATTGGTGCTCGTGACGTAGCTTTCCCATTCCTAAATAACCTTAGCTTCTGGCTAGCGGTGTCTGGTGCGATATTGATTAATATTTCATTGGGGCTTGGGGAATTTGCGAAGACTGGTTGGGTAGCCTATCCGCCACTCGCTGGCTTGCAATACAGTCCAGGGGTCGGGGTTGACTACTACATATGGGCACTGCAGATATCCGGTATCGGTACGACATTAACAGCAGTGAACTTCTTGGCTACTGTTTTCAAAATGCGTACACCAGGTATGAAGTTGATGGATATGCCGATCTTCACTTGGACCTGTACTTGGGCCAATATTTTGATTGCTGCATCATTCCCGATTTTGACTGCTGTTCTAGCAATGTTGACGCTTGACCGTTACTTAGATTTCCACTTCTTCACGAATGATGGTGGCGGTAACTCAATGATGTATATCAACTTGTTTTGGGCTTGGGGTCACCCTGAGGTGTACATCCTTGTACTTCCAGCATTTGGTATCTTCTCTGAGATCATTTCTACCTTTACTGGTAAACGCTTGTTTGGTCATAAATCTATGATCTGGGCAAGTGGTGCGATTTCCATTCTTGGTTTCATCGTGTGGCTGCACCATTTCTTTACCATGGGTTCAAGTGCGAACGTAAATGCCTTCTTCGGTATTATGACAATGATCATTGCCGTGCCGACAGGTGTGAAACTGTTTAACTGGTTGTTCACTATGTACCGTGGTCGCCTTCGCGTGACGGTTCCGGTTCTATGG
This genomic window contains:
- the cyoB gene encoding cytochrome o ubiquinol oxidase subunit I, with amino-acid sequence MSALLGKLSWDALPYDPIVIGTLCVVAIAGCVLAFLLIKYKLLGVLWNDWLTSVDHKKLGIMYIVLALVMLIRGFADAIMMRLQLALATNGDPGYLPPSHYDQIFTAHGVIMIIFMAMPFMIGLMNIVVPLQIGARDVAFPFLNNLSFWLAVSGAILINISLGLGEFAKTGWVAYPPLAGLQYSPGVGVDYYIWALQISGIGTTLTAVNFLATVFKMRTPGMKLMDMPIFTWTCTWANILIAASFPILTAVLAMLTLDRYLDFHFFTNDGGGNSMMYINLFWAWGHPEVYILVLPAFGIFSEIISTFTGKRLFGHKSMIWASGAISILGFIVWLHHFFTMGSSANVNAFFGIMTMIIAVPTGVKLFNWLFTMYRGRLRVTVPVLWTLGFMVTFTVGGMTGVLLALPGADYVLHNSLFLIAHFHNTIIGGAVFGYLAGFVFWFPKAMGFTLNVKLGKAAFWCWLVGFFMAFMPLYVLGFLGMTRRLNHTDNPDWNIWLYIALVGAFVILAGIICQLLQLYVSFRDRKDNMDTTGDPWNGHTLEWSTSSPPQFYNFAELPVVSDIDAFTDMKEKGTAYVRKESYAPIHMPKNTNAGVIIGALITAFGFAMIWHIWWLAIVGLIGSIVAFVVRAYTKDVDYYVQPDEIARIENEHLDNVAKG
- the pdxR gene encoding MocR-like pyridoxine biosynthesis transcription factor PdxR: MKHAIASLRFSLDENGAPYYQQLMGQIQQGVVSGELSVGDKLPSSRFLAGSLGVSRSTTSRAYDQLIAEGILTSEEKRGVFVAALPMVSNRLKKTPNSSAPSTPKDSETLAFDSGVDVSVFPTKEWAASMRRSWLNPDLTVLQGGYLTGYPSLKEAIVDYLYRVRGLECVAEQVIVTAGARDSLLLLQHAITLLARLETNSGERLDTPTMKWWTEEPTYPPIREAIRSHEQTGALLIDEEGPCLPASDIVSNVAVMTPNRQYPLGVSISSARRQRWIQAMQMTNPRWWLIEDDYDNEFVYQGRSNVPFMQTVSVHDQAKDRVFFVGSFSKVLFRGLRLGFIVAPVIHVPVLQQSQRELGSSASLPIQPAVADFMQQGHFDRHMNRMRRHYRLKRDALLILLEAHLATWFDWKKPRGGMHVLIEIKPEFISLVRTEAVLDQRIAHDIAKNGILLSTLSEHFSHKQHHDGRFGFVLGFSGPSEEKMRKIIIALEKWFTETLGNV
- the cyoA gene encoding ubiquinol oxidase subunit II, translating into MILLLTRILSKVALAVMVGLLAGCQGGVLDPKGQVGIEEKQLIIVATLLMLLVVIPVIFMTLYFAWKYREGRDEIYEPKWSHSTKIETIVWAIPIVIVIILGVITWKSTHALDPYKPLKSDKDHINVQVVSMNWKWLFIYPDLGIASVNELRFPANVPVAFQISSEGTMNSFFIPQLGSQIYSMAGMVTKLHLIANEPGTFDGISANYSGAGFTGMKFNAIATPTEADFDAWVEGVKAGTHDVINNGILDQAAYEKLAEHDLDEHHIEPTPVQYYNSIVSSIFMDNVMKFMKDHGKVELLKGTVFDSKMIHDNSSHGEMNHGEMNHSDMNHDESQNSSHDMHTEAEK